A region of the Bacillus sp. NP247 genome:
GGTTTATCCTGGTGCTACACCAGAAGAAGTAGCTGACAAAGTTTCAAAACCGATGGAAGAGCAACTGCAAAATTTAAGTGGTGTAAACGTTGTTAGTTCGTCATCTTTTCAAAACGCATCTTCTATTCAAGTAGAGTATGATTTTGATAAAAATATGGAAAAGGCCGAAACAGAAATTAAAGAAGCTCTCGCGAATGTGAAACTTCCTGAAGGCGTAAAAGATTCGAAAGTTTCTCGAGTAAACTTTAATGCTTTTCCTGTTATTTCGTTAAGCGTAGCAAGTAAAAATGAATCTTTAGCTACGTTAACAGAAAATGTAGAAAAAAATGTTGTTCCAGGATTAAAAGGACTTGATGGTGTTGCATCTGTTCAAATTTCAGGTCAACAAGTAGATGAAGTACAACTTGTCTTTAAGAAAGATAAGATGAAAGAATTAGGTTTAAGTGAAGATACTGTAAAAAATGTGATTAAAGGATCGGATGTATCTTTACCACTTGGCTTATATACATTTAAAGACACGGAAAAATCAGTTATTGTAGATGGAAATATTACAACAATTAAAGCATTAAAAGAGCTAAAAATCCCAGCTGTACCTTCAGCACCTAGCGCTCAAGGTAGTCAAAATACTGGAGCTGGTGCACAAACGCCGCAAATGAATCCAGCCGCTATGAATGGAATTCCAACAGTTACATTAGACGAAATTGCTGACATTAAAGAAGTCGGGAAAGCAGAATCTATTTCTCGAACGAATGGAAAAGAAGCAATTGGAATTCAAATTGTGAAGGCCGCTGATGCAAATACAGTTGATGTTGTAAATGCAGTGAAAGATAAAGTAAAAGACCTTGAGAAAAAATATACAGACTTAGAAATCATCTCAACATTCGACCAAGGTGCACCGATTGAGAAATCAGTTGAAACAATGCTTAGCAAAGCAATTTTCGGGGCTATCTTTGCGATTGTTATTATTATGTTGTTCCTACGAAATATCCGAACAACATTAATCTCTGTCGTTTCTATACCACTTTCTTTATTAATTGCTGTTTTAGTTATAAAGCAAATGGATATTACGCTTAACATTATGACGCTTGGAGCAATGACAGTCGCTATCGGACGCGTCGTCGATGACTCAATTGTTGTTATTGAAAATATTTATCGACGTATGTCGTTATCAGAAGAAAAATTGCGCGGAAAAGATTTAATTCGTGAAGCTACGAAGGAAATGTTTATCCCAATTATGTCTTCTACCATTGTAACCATTGCTGTATTCTTACCTCTTGGACTTGTAAAAGGTATGATTGGTGAAATGTTCTTACCATTCGCCTTAACTATCGTCTTCGCTTTATTAGCATCGTTACTAGTAGCAGTTACAATCGTACCAATGCTAGCTCATTCTTTATTTAAAAAAGAGAGCATGAGAGAAAAAGAAGTACATCATGAAGAGAAACCAAGTAAATTAGCAAACGGTTATAAACACATACTTGCATGGGCTTTAAATCATAAAATCATTACATCAAGTATCGCTGTCCTTCTATTAGTTGGTAGTCTCGCACTTGTGCCGATTATCGGTGTAAGTTTCTTACCTTCTGAAGAAGAAAAAATGATTATTACAACGTACAATCCAGAGCCAGGTCAAACGTTAGAAGACGTTGAAAAAATTGCAACGAAAGCTGAGAAGCACTTCCAAAATAATAAAGACGTCAAAACAATTCAATTCTCATTAGGTGGCGAAAACCCAATGAGTCCTGGTCAATCAAATCAAGCAATGTTCTTCGTTCAATATGATAACGATACGAAAAACTTTGAAAAAGAAAAAGAACAAGTCGTGAAAGATTTACAAAAGATGTCTGGAAAAGGCGAATGGAAAAACCAAGATTTCGGAGCAAGTGGCGGTAGTAACGAAATTAAGCTATACGTTTATGGAGATAGCTCTGAAGAAATTAAGCCTGTCGTGAAAGACCTTCAAAATATCATGAAGAAAAACAAAGATTTAAAAGATGTTGACTCTAGTATTGCGAAAACATATGCAGAGTACACTTTAGTAGCAGATCAAGAAAAGCTAAGTAAAATGGGTCTAACGGCCGCTCAAATTGGAATGGGCCTTTCTAATCAACATGATCGCCCCGTTTTAACAACAATTAAAAAAGACGGTAAAGATGTAAATGTATATGTAGAAGCTGAAAAACAAAATTATGATACAATCGATGATTTAACAAATCGAAAAATTACAACACCACTTGGCAATGAAATTACTGTTAAAGATGTAATGACTGTAAAAGAAGGTGAAACTTCTAATACAGTAAAACATCGTGATGGTCGCGTTTATGCAGAAGTTAGTGCGAAATTAACATCGGATGATGTTTCAAAAGCATCTGCTGCCGTTCAAAAAGAAGTGGATAAAATGGATCTTCCTTCTGGTGTAGATGTTTCTATGGGCGGTGTTACAAAAGATATTCAAGAATCATTTAAGCAACTTGGCTTAGCGATGTTAGCTGCAATTGCCATTGTATACTTCGTTCTTGTCGTTACATTTGGCGGTGCCCTTGCACCATTCGCAATCTTATTCTCGCTACCATTCACAATCATTGGTGCACTTGTTGCCTTATTAATCTCTGGCGAAACATTAAGTGTCTCTGCAATGATTGGTGCGCTTATGTTAATTGGTATCGTTGTAACGAATGCAATCGTACTTATTGACCGCGTTATTCATAAAGAAAACGAAGGTCTATCAACACGTGAAGCATTACTAGAAGCTGGTGCAACACGTCTACGTCCTATCTTAATGACTGCAATTGCAACAATCGGGGCTCTTATCCCGCTTGCATTAGGATTTGAAGGTAGCGGCTTAATTTCTAAAGGGCTGGGAGTAACCGTAATTGGTGGATTAACAAGTTCAACGTTATTAACACTTCTTATTGTTCCAATCGTTTATGAAGCACTAAGCAAATTTAAAAAGAAAAAAGTAAAATAAAAAAATAACCTCGCTAACTGCGAGGTTATTTTTCATCTCCGAACAGAATTAGAAAATCACCATATCCTTCTTTTTCTAAATCTTCTTTTGGAATAAAACGAAGAGCCGCTGAATTAATGCAATAACGAAGACCATTTGGTCCTGGGCCGTCTGGGAATACATGACCTAGATGTGAATCCCCTTCTTTACTTCTCACTTCCGTACGCGTCATATTATGACTAACGTCCATTTTTTCTTTTACACTAGCTGACATAACCGGTTTCGTAAAACTCGGCCATCCACATCCGCTATCGAATTTATCTATAGAAGTAAACAACGGTTCACCTGAAACGATGTCTACATAAAGACCTTTCTCTTGATGGTTCCAATACTCATTTCGAAATGGTGGTTCTGTACCATTTTCCTGTGTTACATAAAACTGCATCTCATTGAGTTTTTCTTTTAAATGGGCATTATCCTTTGGCCAATGTTGTTTAATAAAAGCATCTCGCCCTGATCCTTTACGGTATAACTCATAGCGGAATGTATTTTTCTTATGATATCCTTGATGATATTCTTCAGCTGGATAAAACGTAGCAGCCGGCAATATTTTTGTCACAATTGGCTTGGAAAAGCGCCCACTCTTCGCAAGTTCTTCTTTTGAAGTCTCTGCCTTTTTATGTTGTTCTTCATTATGATAAAAAATCACCGTTTCATAAGACTGTCCACGGTCGTGAAATTGTCCGCCGACGTCCGTTGGATCAATTTGTCTCCAATATATTTGAAGCAACTCTTCATACGGCATTTTGTTTGCATCAAATGTAATTTGTACTGCCTCATAATGTCCCGTTGTTTCCGAGCACACTTCTTTATACGTTGGATTCTCTGTATGGCCACCTATATAGCCTGAAACAACTTGTATAATCCCTTCCATCTCTTCAAATGGCGAAACCATGCACCAGAAACATCCTCCAGCAAATGTAGCTAATTCTACCTTTTCATTTACAGCCATTATTTCACCCCAATTTTATATTCTTCTTACAGTATGTCATAAGATACCATAAGTTATAAAAGAAAAAGCATCGAATATCGATGCTTTTTCTTCACTTTATTTTTCAGAAAAATCCTTCTCAGTTTCATCACTTGTCACGTCTAAAACATCTAATAAGAATATGAAGATCGGAATACCAATAATAAGTCCCCATACACCTAAAAAGTGTTCCGAGAAAATTAGTACCATAAACGTATAGAAAATCGGTAAATTTGTTTTTTGTGACATGAATTTTGGATTTAACACGTAGCTCTCGAGTGCATGAATTACTGTTACTATAACTATAATATAAACGACATACATAATACCGCCGATATTGTAAGCAATCATACAAAGTGGGAATAACGAGATTATAACACCCGCTACTGGAATTAAACCCAGTAAGAAGATCATTAACGCTAAGCCTAGTAATTGTGGGAATCCTAATATCCATAATGCGATAACAGATAACACACAGTTAACAATTGCAATTAAAAATTGTGCTTCGATTACTTTTCCGAATGAACGTGCAAATTTCTTTCCGAAATACTCTATTTCGTTATAGAAAATTGCAAGTCGACTTTCTTTAAATTTCGAAGTAAAAGCAACGATACGTGCTTTTTCAAGTAAGAAAAATAAGCTTAAAATTACAGAAAGTAAAACTTGAATGCCAAATTTCCCAACATTCGTAATAGATTTATACAAAATGTCTACGCCTTGCCCTACATATTTAGAAAGCTCCATATGATTAACAGCATTAACTGCATACTTAATTAATTCACTATCAGGTGGATTTCTTAAAAATACATTGAATTGATAAATCAATTGTGAAATTTGTATTGTTAATACCGGTAAATATTTAAATAGTGTAATTGCAATTCCCGCCACTAGCATTACATATAAAAGCGCTATAATAATTTTCCGATTAATTGGCATGAAATGATCTAATTTACGAGAAATAAACTTTTGGAATCGATCCATTAAATACGTCAACATAAACGTAATTAAAATTAAATTTAACATACTTTGCATCCCATACAATATGAGAGCAAGTAATACTAATACGATTAACCTCTGAAATCCTTTGCTTTGAAACAGGTTTTTTATTTGCATAATCGACGAGTACTCTCTCCTGTCCTATAAAGTAAAACTTTAACAAGTAGCTCTCTCTCTATTCTCTACTTATAATTATCCTTTAATATTAAAACCATTGCGAGCAATTTATCTTCAATCCTAACCGCCCGTTAATTTTGCTAATATATTATGTTACTTCTTATTTTACAATACAATGACCTATTTCAAAACGCATTATGCATAGTATTAATGAAGATTTAAGGAAACTTTTATTCTTATAAAAATAGGTCTTACCAATACTGTAACATAAAAAGCAAGCTATCAGTAGAAATCCGTCCTACAAATAGCTTGCTTTTATAATTTTTTAAGTAAGTTATATTACCCAATGAATGGCATAAACATCGGAATGATAACTACTGTTACAACACCAACTACTGTCACAGCGATACTTGCCATAGCTGCTTCTACTTCACCCATTTCGATCCCTACTGCAACCCCTAACGCATGTCCTGCTGTCCCAAGAGCTAAACCTTTAGCAATCGGATGTTTAACTCTAAATGTTTTTAAGAATAAAGCTCCTAATGCGTATACGATAACTGCATTGAAGATAACTGCAAATGATGTAATTGCTGGAATACCACCGATACTTTCAGATATTGGTAATGCAATTGCTGTTGTTGCTGCCTGCGGTAACATTGAGTTCATTACAGCTGTATCTAAACCAATTGCTTTTGCGACAATGAACACAACAACCACTGAACAAATAGATCCAACCACGATAGCCGATAAAATTTGCCACCAATATTTTTTTAACTTATCAACTTGTTTATATAATGGAATCGCAAATGCGATTGTTGCTGGCTCTAAGAAAAAACTAATCATCTTTCCGCCCGTATTATATTCCTCAAAGGTAAAGTTACCTACCTTTAAAAATACAATCCCTAATACCATTGCTACGAATAGTGGTGTAAATAAGAAGAATCCTTTTGAGTGCTTGAATAAAAACGTTCCGATTCCGTATGCAATTAATGAAACGACGATTCCGAAATATGGAGTCATTGTGCTTGTCATGTTCATTACCTCCTAACCATGTATGGTCTAAAATAGTTACGCGACTTTTCCATGTTTGCTTCCTTTGTTTACAACTTTCAACTCTTTTGTTTCTTTGTCATCTTTACCTAAAATCAATTGTGCAAATAAACCTGTTACAGCAAGTAAAATAATTGTTGCGACAACGATTACGGTTAGGATTTGTACGAAATATTGGCTCATTACACCAAGAGAGTTAATAACTGAAATACCTGATGGGACAAAAAGGAATCCGATAATACCTGTTAAAGCTGTTCCGAGTGATTCAACTTGCTCCAATTTAATAACCTTTAAACATAATAGACTAAATAAAACGACTAACCCGATTACTGATGACGGCATCGGAATTGGTAAATGGGTTGAGATAATATTAGAAACTAACATAATAGCTGAAAAAACGAATATTTGTGATAGAAATCCATATACTTTTTTTGTGCTCATTTTGGCCACCTCTTTTGATTTGGTACCTTTATTTTATAGGATACAAACACCTAAGTAAGCGTTTACATAACAGGATGTCAAATATAAACAGCCAATTACAAAAATCATACGGTGAAATACAAAAGCTGCTCCTTAAATACGGAGCAGCTTTTTAAGTTCTTTTGCATATGTACGGCTAACTGGGACTTTGGATCCCTCTTTCATAATTAAGTTATACGTCGAATTGAACCACGGCTGTATCTCAGAAATATGATTAATATTAGCAACGAAACTACGATGAACACGCATAAAAATTGTTTGTGGTAATTTCTTTTCCAAAATGACAAGCGTATCATGTGTTACATATGTTTCTTTCATTGTCTTTACAGTTACTTTCCCATCTACAAGCCCTACATAAATAATATCTTCAATGTTGACAAGTACAATTGATTCCTCAATTGGTAATGCTAATTTATGCATCTCGGTCGTTACATCTACACTCTTTACGTCTTGCTTTGTTTCTAATTTTATTTGCTTTTGTTTTTTATATTTCTTTAATGTCTGTACGATACGTTCTTCATCAAATGGCTTTAAAATGTAATCTAATGCATCTACTTCAAATGCTTGCAGCGCATATTGATCATATGCAGTAGCAAATACAATTGAAGGTGGATTTTTCATTTTCTTTAATATATTTGCGATTTCAAATCCGTTATCATCAGATAACTGAATATCTAAAAAAACAATATCTGGTTTGTTTTTCATTAATTCTTCTAATGCATCCTCTACACAATCTGCCTCACCAATTATCTCTACTTCTTTTGTTTGCTCTAATAAATATTTCAATTCATCCCGTGCTAACATTTCATCATCAACTACTAATACTTTTAACACTCCGTTTTTCCTCCTCTACTTTTTTCGGAATTACAAAGAGGATCTTTGTCCCTTGCTCTAATTCACTTTCAATTTGAAGCATTGTCTCTTTCCCAAATAACCCGATAAGTCGTTCATTAATATTATATAAAGCTGTTCCCGTCCCTTTCCTTGATGGAACTACCATTTTTCCTAATTGCTCTAGACGTTCACTCTCAATCCCTTGTCCATTATCCTTTACTTCAAAGTGAACCATCCCTTCTTTTTCAAACACATGTACCTCGACTTGGCACACTGGCTGCTTTTTCGGAAAAGCGTGGCGCAATGCATTTTCAACTAATAGCTGAAGCACAAATGGTGGAACTAAAGTCACCTTTAGTGCCTCTTCAATGTACATCTTCACCTCATACTTATTCGGAAATCTCGCTTGCTCTAACGATAAATATGCATGTACATGATTCAACTCTTGTTCTAATGGAATAAGTAATTGTCGTGCCCCTTGCAAATTACAACGAAAATAAACGCTAAGCTGCAATAATAATTTTCTCGCTTTCTCTACATCCGTTCGGCATAAAGCTGATACCGTATTAATTGCATTAAATAAAAAATGCGGATTGATTTGTGCTTGCAGCGCTTTTATTTCGGCATCTTGCAACAACTTACTTTGTAACTCAGCTTCACCTAACTCAAGCTGTGTGGAGAATATTTTCGCCAGCCCTTCCGCTAACTCTTCTTCAACACGACTTAATTGATTAGAGTTTTTAAAATAAAGTTTTAATGTTCCTATCGTATTTCCATGTGAAGTTAATGGAATAACAACTGCCGCTTGTAATGGACACCCCTCATGTTGACAATTAATAATCTCACGAGACTTCGCTTTCATTATTTCCCCTGTTTTTAATACGGATTTTGATAAACCTGTTATTAAACTGTGTGAAGGAATATGATGGTCTGATGCTAATCCAACGTGAGCTAAGATTTTCTCTGTATCTGTTAAGGATACCGCATCCGTTCCCGTAAAGCGGTGAATAATTTGTGCCACATGTTTACAAGACTCTTCTGTTAACCCTTGGCGAAAATATGGTAACGTCTTATCGGCAATCCGTAATACTTTATGTGTTTGCAGAGCTTTTGCATTCTCTTCCTGACGCAAAATGGCTTGTATCATAGAAAGTAAAATAAAGCTCCCGAAACTATTCACAAGGATCATCGGTATCGCAATTGTTTTCACAATACTAATTCCATCCTCTACAATTAATAGAATCATAACCATTTCTAAAGAAACGATAAAAACACTTAAAATCGCTGAAAATTTAGGCGTAATTGTACGATTATATTTTTTGAAAATGTATCCAATATAACCCGTTATAACTCCTGCTAAAATTGATGAGATTGCACAACTTGCCGCTGTCGTCCCACCAAGCATATAACGGTGAATACCAGCAATCGATCCTACTCCAATTCCAACGATAGGCCCGCCGAGCAATCCACTAATTCCAACACCCATAATACGTGTATTCGCAATTGTACTCGATGAAGAAACACCTTGTAGCCAATTTTCATTCATAATAGTATTTCCTGCTATTTCAATCCCTGTGTAATTGCTTACAATTGTAAACACTGAAAAAATACAAATAAGCTTAAACTTATCTACATATCCGTCTTGCTTATGAAGAAGGCGCCTAAATGTTTTAATATGAGAAAGTAAAAATCCTAAAATAACAATAAGTCCGACGCGTTCAATCATCATAAGTACTAAATTTAGCATCTGTGATTCATTCCTTTTTATATTAGTTAGTTTTATTATGGGAAAATAATGAAGCGTGCGTCAAGAAGAATGAAATGTTTTTGAAATATTTTACACATAAAACTATCCTGCCGAAGCTCGCTCCACAGCGGAAAACTTTATTTTCGGTACAGGGCGTGGATTAGCTGGATTTGGGCCGGTTATTATCGGATTACTCGCTACGGATGGCCATCTACTTGGAGCATTGTCCCTAATTTTTATCATCTATCCAATCGGATTGATTACGATGCTATTATGTGTACCAGAAACAAAGGGAAAAGTGTTAGATTAAACGTAAAAGAGGAAGCACCTCATTTCAGATGCTTCCTCTTTTCAATGTTTGTTTATCATTTATTTTGATTTACTAGCCTTCTGGAATAAGAAAGCTGTTTTATCTTTTTCTTCTACAATTCCTTGCTTCAATGCTAATTCCCCTGCAACTTTAGGAGCTAACCATAGCATCGGGAATAATAAAATTGATACAGGAACAGCCGTCACTACAATAAAGGATTGTAATGCATTAATACTTCCCTCACCCATATATAAAAGAATTGCTGCAACTGCGCCCATAATAAGCGACCAAAAAATTCGCAAGCTAATTCTAGGATCTCCATCTCCAGTCACTGCCATCGAGATAGAATAGGCCATTGAATCTCCTGTTGTTACTACAAATAAAATTGTTAATAAAAGAAATGCTGGTCCAATAATATTAGAGAGTGGCAACTGCTGTGTAATTGCAATCATAGCTGCTGGCATACCAGATTCACTTAATGCAGCCGAGATAGAGCCAGGCTTCATTAACTCATAAAACACACCTGATCCTCCCAAAATCGTAAACCAAAACGTTGTAATAATAGGTGCAATAATTCCAATTGCAACGATGATTTCTCGAATCGTTCTTCCTCTTGAAATTCGACTCACTAAAATTGCCATCATCGGTCCATATCCAATAAACCATCCCCAGAAGAAGATTGTCCACGATCCTAACCAACCTGTATCCCCGCGATATGTGCTCATTGGTATAAACTCATTTATATAAAATCCAAACGAAGAAACAAATGAATCAATAATAAATCCACCTGGTCCAAAGAATAACACAAACATCATCAATAAAATCGCTAGTTTAACATTTAAATCACTTATTATTTGAATCCCTTTATTAATTCCCGTTACCGCAGATATAGTAGAAACGGCCACTACACAAATAATAATTGCTAATTGAGTAGTAAACACATCAGGAATTCCAAATAATGCTTGTAAGCCATAACTTGCTTGTAATCCTAAAAATCCGATTGGGCCAATTGTTCCTGCAGCTACCGCAATAATTGCAAATACATCAATCATTGTTCCAAGAAAACTCTTTCGCAATTTCTCCCCAAAAATAGGATATAAAAGCGTTCGAGGTTTTAACGGCATACCTTTATGATAATGCCCATACATCATAACTACTGCACTAATTGTCCCTAAAATCGTCCATGCTAAGAAACCCCAGTGCATATAACTTTGTGCTAAAGCAGGCATGACCGCTTCTTTCGTTCCAGCAGATATACCTTCATGTATTGGTGGCACCGTCATCAAATGATACATTGGCTCTGCTGCTGCCCAAAAAACGCCACCTCCGGCAAGTAATGTAGACATAATAATAGCGAGCCATTTTGCCGTACCAATCTCAGGTTTTTCTAATCCTCCAAGTTTAACTCTCCCATATTTCGAGAACGCCATACACATCGCAACAATAAATGTACCAATTAATAAAACCTGCCAAAAGGCACCAAAATATTTAATTGAAGCTGCAAAACTGCTATTAATGACTCCCTCTACATAACTTTTATTTAAAATAACTGCAATTACAAATAATAAAAGCGAGCCACCGCTAATAAGAAATACAGGCCAATCCGTTTTTTGACTCTTCATCCTCATTTTCCTTCCTCCTTCCTCAGCAATCTAAAAAAACAACTTTATTATGTTTTATTGTTTACACCCAAAACACAATGATTATATAAGCATAATAATTCATCAATTTTCTACACACTTATGTTGTCCCTAAAAATATGCTAAATCCTTTATTTAAAAGAAATTTTCTATTCCTATCACATAAAAAAGCAAAACAAAAGACCTTATATTTCTATAAGGTCTTCGAAACAGAAATTTGATTATAACACAACGAACTCCCTGGTTCAAAAATCCCCTTCCTCAAATAACTAAGAGTAAAGGCTTCCAATTGCTACATAACAGTAATTTAAAAAAATTTATATTTTGCAAGAAATGCCCTATACTACAAACTATTTATGAAAGAAATTTGGCTTCAAAATATCATTCGGATACGGTTTATGATAAATATGAGTGGTAGCTGGCGACAACGGCGGAATTAACCACACCCAGTTGCCAGTTACAACCCGCCCACAAGCAACTTCTTGCTTCTCAAACTGCTGAAACTGCTGGGCGGCAGTATGGTGATCTACAATGCTAACCCCTTGTTTTTTGAAAGAATGTAAAACAGCTATATTTAACTCAATCAACGCTTTGTCTTTCCATAACGTACTATTTCTAGAATTATCTAAATTCATCATCTCTGCAACTGCTGGA
Encoded here:
- a CDS encoding efflux RND transporter permease subunit yields the protein MNKIINFSLQNKFAVWLLTIIVTIAGIYSGLNMKLETIPDITTPVVTVTTVYPGATPEEVADKVSKPMEEQLQNLSGVNVVSSSSFQNASSIQVEYDFDKNMEKAETEIKEALANVKLPEGVKDSKVSRVNFNAFPVISLSVASKNESLATLTENVEKNVVPGLKGLDGVASVQISGQQVDEVQLVFKKDKMKELGLSEDTVKNVIKGSDVSLPLGLYTFKDTEKSVIVDGNITTIKALKELKIPAVPSAPSAQGSQNTGAGAQTPQMNPAAMNGIPTVTLDEIADIKEVGKAESISRTNGKEAIGIQIVKAADANTVDVVNAVKDKVKDLEKKYTDLEIISTFDQGAPIEKSVETMLSKAIFGAIFAIVIIMLFLRNIRTTLISVVSIPLSLLIAVLVIKQMDITLNIMTLGAMTVAIGRVVDDSIVVIENIYRRMSLSEEKLRGKDLIREATKEMFIPIMSSTIVTIAVFLPLGLVKGMIGEMFLPFALTIVFALLASLLVAVTIVPMLAHSLFKKESMREKEVHHEEKPSKLANGYKHILAWALNHKIITSSIAVLLLVGSLALVPIIGVSFLPSEEEKMIITTYNPEPGQTLEDVEKIATKAEKHFQNNKDVKTIQFSLGGENPMSPGQSNQAMFFVQYDNDTKNFEKEKEQVVKDLQKMSGKGEWKNQDFGASGGSNEIKLYVYGDSSEEIKPVVKDLQNIMKKNKDLKDVDSSIAKTYAEYTLVADQEKLSKMGLTAAQIGMGLSNQHDRPVLTTIKKDGKDVNVYVEAEKQNYDTIDDLTNRKITTPLGNEITVKDVMTVKEGETSNTVKHRDGRVYAEVSAKLTSDDVSKASAAVQKEVDKMDLPSGVDVSMGGVTKDIQESFKQLGLAMLAAIAIVYFVLVVTFGGALAPFAILFSLPFTIIGALVALLISGETLSVSAMIGALMLIGIVVTNAIVLIDRVIHKENEGLSTREALLEAGATRLRPILMTAIATIGALIPLALGFEGSGLISKGLGVTVIGGLTSSTLLTLLIVPIVYEALSKFKKKKVK
- the msrB gene encoding peptide-methionine (R)-S-oxide reductase MsrB gives rise to the protein MAVNEKVELATFAGGCFWCMVSPFEEMEGIIQVVSGYIGGHTENPTYKEVCSETTGHYEAVQITFDANKMPYEELLQIYWRQIDPTDVGGQFHDRGQSYETVIFYHNEEQHKKAETSKEELAKSGRFSKPIVTKILPAATFYPAEEYHQGYHKKNTFRYELYRKGSGRDAFIKQHWPKDNAHLKEKLNEMQFYVTQENGTEPPFRNEYWNHQEKGLYVDIVSGEPLFTSIDKFDSGCGWPSFTKPVMSASVKEKMDVSHNMTRTEVRSKEGDSHLGHVFPDGPGPNGLRYCINSAALRFIPKEDLEKEGYGDFLILFGDEK
- a CDS encoding AI-2E family transporter, which gives rise to MQIKNLFQSKGFQRLIVLVLLALILYGMQSMLNLILITFMLTYLMDRFQKFISRKLDHFMPINRKIIIALLYVMLVAGIAITLFKYLPVLTIQISQLIYQFNVFLRNPPDSELIKYAVNAVNHMELSKYVGQGVDILYKSITNVGKFGIQVLLSVILSLFFLLEKARIVAFTSKFKESRLAIFYNEIEYFGKKFARSFGKVIEAQFLIAIVNCVLSVIALWILGFPQLLGLALMIFLLGLIPVAGVIISLFPLCMIAYNIGGIMYVVYIIVIVTVIHALESYVLNPKFMSQKTNLPIFYTFMVLIFSEHFLGVWGLIIGIPIFIFLLDVLDVTSDETEKDFSEK
- the lrgB gene encoding antiholin-like protein LrgB — encoded protein: MTSTMTPYFGIVVSLIAYGIGTFLFKHSKGFFLFTPLFVAMVLGIVFLKVGNFTFEEYNTGGKMISFFLEPATIAFAIPLYKQVDKLKKYWWQILSAIVVGSICSVVVVFIVAKAIGLDTAVMNSMLPQAATTAIALPISESIGGIPAITSFAVIFNAVIVYALGALFLKTFRVKHPIAKGLALGTAGHALGVAVGIEMGEVEAAMASIAVTVVGVVTVVIIPMFMPFIG
- the lrgA gene encoding antiholin-like murein hydrolase modulator LrgA; its protein translation is MSTKKVYGFLSQIFVFSAIMLVSNIISTHLPIPMPSSVIGLVVLFSLLCLKVIKLEQVESLGTALTGIIGFLFVPSGISVINSLGVMSQYFVQILTVIVVATIILLAVTGLFAQLILGKDDKETKELKVVNKGSKHGKVA
- a CDS encoding LytTR family DNA-binding domain-containing protein; protein product: MLKVLVVDDEMLARDELKYLLEQTKEVEIIGEADCVEDALEELMKNKPDIVFLDIQLSDDNGFEIANILKKMKNPPSIVFATAYDQYALQAFEVDALDYILKPFDEERIVQTLKKYKKQKQIKLETKQDVKSVDVTTEMHKLALPIEESIVLVNIEDIIYVGLVDGKVTVKTMKETYVTHDTLVILEKKLPQTIFMRVHRSFVANINHISEIQPWFNSTYNLIMKEGSKVPVSRTYAKELKKLLRI
- the lytS gene encoding two-component system sensor histidine kinase LytS, with protein sequence MLNLVLMMIERVGLIVILGFLLSHIKTFRRLLHKQDGYVDKFKLICIFSVFTIVSNYTGIEIAGNTIMNENWLQGVSSSSTIANTRIMGVGISGLLGGPIVGIGVGSIAGIHRYMLGGTTAASCAISSILAGVITGYIGYIFKKYNRTITPKFSAILSVFIVSLEMVMILLIVEDGISIVKTIAIPMILVNSFGSFILLSMIQAILRQEENAKALQTHKVLRIADKTLPYFRQGLTEESCKHVAQIIHRFTGTDAVSLTDTEKILAHVGLASDHHIPSHSLITGLSKSVLKTGEIMKAKSREIINCQHEGCPLQAAVVIPLTSHGNTIGTLKLYFKNSNQLSRVEEELAEGLAKIFSTQLELGEAELQSKLLQDAEIKALQAQINPHFLFNAINTVSALCRTDVEKARKLLLQLSVYFRCNLQGARQLLIPLEQELNHVHAYLSLEQARFPNKYEVKMYIEEALKVTLVPPFVLQLLVENALRHAFPKKQPVCQVEVHVFEKEGMVHFEVKDNGQGIESERLEQLGKMVVPSRKGTGTALYNINERLIGLFGKETMLQIESELEQGTKILFVIPKKVEEEKRSVKSISS
- a CDS encoding BCCT family transporter produces the protein MRMKSQKTDWPVFLISGGSLLLFVIAVILNKSYVEGVINSSFAASIKYFGAFWQVLLIGTFIVAMCMAFSKYGRVKLGGLEKPEIGTAKWLAIIMSTLLAGGGVFWAAAEPMYHLMTVPPIHEGISAGTKEAVMPALAQSYMHWGFLAWTILGTISAVVMMYGHYHKGMPLKPRTLLYPIFGEKLRKSFLGTMIDVFAIIAVAAGTIGPIGFLGLQASYGLQALFGIPDVFTTQLAIIICVVAVSTISAVTGINKGIQIISDLNVKLAILLMMFVLFFGPGGFIIDSFVSSFGFYINEFIPMSTYRGDTGWLGSWTIFFWGWFIGYGPMMAILVSRISRGRTIREIIVAIGIIAPIITTFWFTILGGSGVFYELMKPGSISAALSESGMPAAMIAITQQLPLSNIIGPAFLLLTILFVVTTGDSMAYSISMAVTGDGDPRISLRIFWSLIMGAVAAILLYMGEGSINALQSFIVVTAVPVSILLFPMLWLAPKVAGELALKQGIVEEKDKTAFLFQKASKSK